DNA sequence from the Malus domestica chromosome 06, GDT2T_hap1 genome:
TAAATATCATTGCTCATTTTTTTGGAGGGTGTAATGTGGAGTTATTTTTCAGCAGTAAGCGACTCTAGATAGGAGAATGATCAAGAAGGACAATGATGTTGCTACTCAAAGTGTGAGTCCAATGGCAGAACCATTCCAAGGATGAGGTTACTTGGGAGTTGTATCATGATTTGAAGCTCAAGTTATTAAGTTTGGATCCAATATATGATTTGAATTATCTATCTGCTGCAATTGCAGCAGAGTTTATATATACATCTTATTACAcacgcatgcaataaacaaAAGGACTAGAAGTGGCATCCTTGTTGTCCATGTTGCAGCAGTCAGAATACACATGCAGTGACCTTGCTGTCCACGATGCATGTGTTCTTGCTGTCCAGATAATGATACATCTCCACATGCTAACCTAGCTGTCAAGGAATGATAACATTCCTTTTGTCCAGTCTGTCATGCAGATGGAGCACCTTTAACACTTCCCCTCAAGTCGGAGCGTAACTGTTAATGACGCCCAACTTGCCTAGATGTGTTTGAAAAATAGGCGCACGAAGTGGCTTAGTAAACAAGTCTGCGACTTGTTCTCCTGTTCTGACATAGGAAGTTTTAATTTCTCCCCTTTCAACCCTCTCACGAACAGTGTGGCAATCGATCTCAATATGCTTTGTGCATTCATGATACACAGGATTTGCGGCTATGTGTAAAGCCGCTTGGTTGTCACAAAATAACCTTGCCGGTTGGGAATGCTCAACACGTAAATCTTCCAATAAATATCGTAGCCAACTTAATTCACAAGTAGCTGCAGCCATAGATCGATACTCCGCTTCATCAGAGGAACGAGCTATTGTaacttgtttcttgcttttccaggaCACCAGTGACTTTCCAAGGAAGATACAATAACCAGTAACTGATCGACGGGTAATGGGGCAAcgtgcccaatctgcatcacagTAACCGATTAAATGTAATTCATTTTGGGAAGAAAACATTAAGCCTTGTCCAGGTGCTCCTTTGAGGTATCGAAGAAGTCGATACGCTGCATCAAGATGGTGTCGTTGTGGATCTTGCATGAACTGACTCAATGTGTTGACCGTGTATGCTATTTCTGGTCTTGTGATggtcaaataaattaattttccaACCAAGCGCCTGTACCTCGCAGGTTCATGTAGTGAAGTGCTACCTGTAGGGGTTAGGACCAAATCGGCCTCCATTGGGACTTTCATGGGTTTGGCTCCAAGAAGGCCAGCCTCTTCCAATATGTCCAATGTATATTTTCGTTGGCAGATTGTGACTCCAGATTTTGATCGTGCAACCTCAACTCCAAGGAAGTACTTCAAAGGTCCAAGATCTTTAATTCGAAATTGGCTGCTGAGGAAGGCCTTTAGGTTCTTGATTTCTGCCTCATTGTTACCTGTAATCaccatgtcatcaacatataataatataatggTGAGTGAAGTACCCTTGACTTGAGTGAACAGAGAATAATCTGCCTTGGATTGGCAGAAACCGATGGTGCATATTGCTTTCGAGAATGCTCGAAACCAACTTCTGGATGCCTGTTTAAGACCATAAAGAGATTTGTGGAGTCGACAAACGACATTCTCCCCCTGTCAATGACAACCCGGAGGAGGCAACATGTAGACGGCCTCATGAAGTTCGCCATGAAGGAAGGCGTTTTGAACGTCCATTTGATGTAAGGGCCAATTGCGGACAGCAACCACAGTCAAGAGGCAACGCACAGTAATGAGTTTGGCTACCGGTGCGAAGGTCTCTTTGTAGTCGATACCTTCACGTTGAGTGAAACCTTTGGCAACAAGACGTGCCTTGTAACGTTCAAGGGTGCCATCAGATTGGTACTTGAGTTTGTAAACCCATTTGCAGCCAATGGGTCGTTGTCCTGGTGGAAGAGGGACAAAACTCCAGGTTTGATTTTCCTTTAGAGCGGTGAGTTCAGCGTTCATGGCTGCAACCCAATGAGGGTTTTGACAAGCCTGCTCATAGGTAGTAGGCTCCACCAAGTGTGaaatatgaaaaacaaaacGCTGATGTCCAGGAGATAATGAGGAATAGGAAACATACCGATTCAGTGGATAGCGCGTGCTGGACATGGATAAAGAGAGGCCCTCCGATGGAGTGAGCAAGGTGGAATGATGAGCCACATAATCTTTGAAGTGAGCAGGTGGGTTGGTGAGACGAGTAGAATGACGTAGTGGAAGTTGGTCGGGGGGGTTTGGTGCAGATGGTGGAGGAAGGGGGGAAGGATGTTGCGGCAAGTGGTAAGTGGCAAGTTCATGTGGTGTGTCGGTGGTGGCAGGTGATATGGGAAGGTTTGAGTTGGGTGGAGAAGGCTCAAGGTTGGTCGGTGAAGACGGCTCAACTTCATTGCTAGGTACCATGGGATATGAGGTGGTGTCGGGTGTGGGATGAATAATGGGAGTAATATGTTCGTTAGTTTGGTCCATGGTGGGTGAGGATTTGTAAGGAAAAATGTGCTCATGAAAGACGACATCACGTGAGATAAAAAAATCTACGTGTGGCTAGATCATATACCTTATAACCCTTTTGGCCAAGAGGATAACCAAGGAAAACACAACGACGAGCACAGATGTCAAACTTGTTGGTGGGTGTGAGATTGGTGGCATAGCTTAGGCATCCAAAAATTCGTAAGTGGGTGTAATTTGGTGGTGTGTTATGCAAAATTTCATATGGAGATTTATGGGAAAGTAAGGGTGTAGGTAAACGATTGATTAGATAACAGGCGGTTTGAATACTTTCTCCCCAAAATTGTAAAGGTAAGTTGGCTTGAAACCTAAGAGCACGACCAACATTCAGAAGGTGCTTATGTTTACGTTCGACCACTccgttttgttgtggtgtgtaaGTGCAAGAATGTTGGAATGAGGTGCCACATGAGTCTAGGTAAGGGCGTAGGGAAAGgaattcaccaccattatctgTACGAAGAATTTTAATGGCACATTGGAATTGTGTTTTGACCCAAGAGAAAAAGGATTTCAATATCGTTTGTGTGTCAGATTTGAAATTCATAAGGTGTACCCAGGTGAAACGAGTGAAATCATCTACAATAGTAAGAAAATATCGTGCTCCAGTATGTGTTTGATCTTTGTAAGGTCCCCAAATGTCACAATGAATTAAGTCAAAAGGTGCAGAAGATTTGATTTCACTTTTATGAAATGGTAAACGAGTTTGCTTGGCTAAAGGGCAAATTTCACAAACGTGTGTGGAATCAAACATTACTTCAACATTATTTTTGGCTAATGAAAGTGAAGGTGCAGATGATGGGTGGCCGAGTCGCCTATGCCAGAGGCTATTGGTATGATGAATGTGGTTGGCGAGATGGGGGTTTTGTCTTGGTGTAAGATAGTAAAGCCCATCAAAATGCTTGCCCAggccaatcaccctcttcgtgTCCATGTCCTGCGCAACACAAAAATTGGAATAGAATGTCACTTTACAATGCAAAGCTCTTGTCAATTTACTAACAGATAATAAATTGACGCGGAACTTTGGTACGTGAAGAACTTTATCAAGAGGGAGATCATGTGACAATCTCATGGAACCAATATGTTTGATTTCTGCATGCTCCCCATTTGGTAAGCCAACATACTCATGATGAGCATCAATGATGCTGTGTGATGgtggtgaatgtgatatatggTCGGTTGCTCTGCTATCAACAATCCAATATATAGTCGAGTGTGGATCTGTTTGTGCTATGTTGCATTTAGGTGGGAAAATACCTGTTGCATTTGCAAGTGGTTGTCTATTACCATTGCGGAGCATGGCAATGATCTGATTGTACTCCTCGGCAGTGAACATGGGACCGACAGATTCCGCCGAGTTGTTGGTGGTGGCAGAGGTGATGATTTCGGCATTGTTGGCTGCTGTCCTtttgttcttgagtttcatGTTCCTGCCATGCCATTTATGACCTATTGGGAACCCAATGATGTAGTAGCAGCGGTCCACTAAGTGTCCATCTCCATCACAGTAAGTGCATTTAAGTGACTTACGTGAAGATGTGTTGAAGTGCTTGTTGTTATTCAATTGCGACGCTGAAGCTTGTTGAACCTGCATTGCATGGGAGTTTGTTCCCATATCGCGTCGATTGACCACAGCTATTTGTCGTTCATGTTGGAGAATAAGACCATGAACTCGGCGTGTGTCAGGAAGTGGACTCATCAACATAACCGAGCCTCGTACAGTTGAGTAAGAGTCGTTCAGTCCCATCAAAAATTGCAtgactctttctttctcttcccgTTTAGCAAGCCCCTTCAAACCTGCACAAGTGCAAACAAGTGGATCATGGTAGGACGCTAACTCGTCCCACAAGGCCTTCATCTTGGTGTAATAGGCAGAAACTGAAAGCTGCTCTTGACGATTCTCGACAATTTCTTGTCGAATTTGGTAGATCCTTGAGTCACTGCTTTGTGAGAACCTGTCCTTGAGATCATTCCAAACTGCAGCAGCAGTTTCGGTGTACATGATGTTGCTGGCTATGTCCGAGTGAACCGAGTTCACAATCCACAATGTGACCATGTCGTTGCATCTTTTCCAAGCTGTATGCTTTGTGTCCAAGAGTGGTGGAGCTTTGATGGTTCCATCAATGAACCCAATCTTGTTCTTTGCGCTGAGACCCATGCACATGGCACGGCTCCATTGCCCATAATTGTTTCCGTCAAGTGTTTTGGAAACTAGGATAAGCCCCGTATGATCTGAGTGGTGTATGGTGTATGGATCTGAGAATTCCTCATCAGGTTTGGTAATTTGGGTTGGGTCTGTCATGGTGTTGACAATGGTGTTTGTGGGAGATATATGTAGTAGTTATGGCGGGGAGGAGCGGAGCTACGGTGGTTATGGCAGCGGAAGAATGAAGGCAGAGCAGAGCAGGGATTAGAaccgctctgataccatattaagtTTGGATCCAATATATGATTTGAATTATCTATCTGCTGCAATTGCAGCAGAGTTTATATATACATCTTATTACAcacgcatgcaataaacaaAAGGACTAGAAGTGGCATCCTTGCTGTCCATGTTGCAGCAGTCAGAATACACATGCAGTGACCTTACTGTCCACGATGCATGTGTTCTTGCTGTCCAGATAATGATACATCTCCACATGCTAACCTAGCTGTCAAGGAATGATAACATTCCTTCTGTCCAGTCTGTCATGCAGATGGAGCACCTTTAACACAAGTTTCCAGAAATTGTTAATCATTGAGCTGTTATGTTTTCATTGTGTAGTTTCGTACCTGGCTTTTATTTCCTTAAGTTCTGTTTTAAGAGGGGGTATTATTAGGATGCCAGATGACATCATCTTGTGGTGACAAATGTACAATGGATATTAATAGTTAGTTACTAGTTGTGTCATGATGAAGATGTCTATCCTTTAGGTAAATAAGCAATTTAGTTTTAGGTAGTACAAAAGAGGCTCAGAAGACAATACAGACTCATGCCATTGTTCACTTACCAGACTTAAGAGTACCTCTGCAAGATCATGAACAGTTTTCTCATAGTATTCAAGAGGTCAATACATTTTCAGTTACAGATAACAGTGCAAATTTAGTTTCAAGTATCAGTAGTCTAGAATCTCCTACTAATGGTGTTCTCAGTTCTTCATCAACAATGTTGACTTCAAGGCCTTCACATCATCACTCTCTCATACATCATCACTCTGGTACAACTCCAATGTAGCTTGTCCATCCACACAACCAGATTCAAATTCATGCAATAATTCATCATCTCATCATTTAGAAAGGCAGCTACTatgtcacattgaaaaatggCAATGCAAGAGGAATATAATTCACTCAGGGCTCAAGGAACATGGATTTTAGTGCCACCTCTAGACGATAGAGCCATTGTTGGAAGTAAGTGGGTATacaaggttaaaaaaaaactcaaatgcGTTAAGATAAAAAGCCAAACTAGTGGCTTAAGGTTTTTCCCATGAGCATGGTATTGATTATCTGGATACTTTTAGTCTTGTGGTAAGACGTACAATAGTTAGGATGGTATAAGCCTTGATTGTTGTTAACCATTGGGATCTTAGGTAATTAGACCTTAAAAATGCCTCATGCATGGTGATTTACAGGAAGAGATGTATATGAAACAACCTCAGGGCTTTGTTGATGCTACTTATCCCACATATGTATGCAAATTGATCAAGTCATTATATGGTTTAAAGCAGGCCCTAAGAGCATGGATCTCAAAGTTTACAAAGTTACCTAGCAACTttgaatttcattgtttcttcttcttcttatacaAGTCtatttgtgaagaatgatgGTTCATATATGGTTATTCTGTtactatatgtggatgatatcacCATACTGGTTCTATCCCATCAAAAGTACAATTGGTTATTCAAGAACTCTCTGAAGTGTTTGAACTCAAGAATATGGGTAAGCTGACCTATTTCCTAGGATTACAGATCAATTATAAGTCAAATGGTGATATGTCAGTAAATCAATCTAAATACATTTAAGGCTTGATTCACGAAGCAGGAATGGATTCATGTGAGTCTGTAGCTATACCTTATTAACCTTATATTAGTTATTTGATGCAGAAGGTACCTTATTGACAAATTCAATTGTATACAAAAGTTTGGTTAGTTCATTGCAGTATTTGACTTCACTAGGCCCTACAATGCTTTTGCAGTAAATTCAGTATGCCAATGCATGACTGCACCCACTGAATTGCATTATGGAGCTGTCAAAAGAATTCTTAGATATCTCCAAGGTACAATTACCATGGGATTACATATTCTGCAGACACATTAGTTTAGTTTACTGCATTTTCAAACTTAGATTGGGCTGCTAATCTTAATACTAAAAGATCAGTGACTGGTTATGTGGTGTTTTTGGGATCCAATCTCTTGGCAATCAAAGAAGCAAAGCTCAGTGTCTAGAAGTTCAACTGAAGCTAAATACAAAGCTCTATGACATACTGCATCTGACATTACTTGGGTGAGAAATATTTTGAAAGATTTAGTTGTTGCTTTGTCTAATCCTCCAGTGATTCAAATATGTTGCAATTGCATTAAGTGTAAATCCTGTATTTCATTCAAGAATAAAGCACTTAGACACAAACTACCATTATGTAAGGGAGAGAGTTTAGAAGAGAGATTTGGAAGTGGTGTATATTCCAACAGATGAACAAAGAAGTGGTGTATATACTAACAGATGAACAAATTGCAGATGTATTGACTAAAGGACTTCACAATCCAGCTTTTGTTAGACACTATTACAATCTTCAACTTGGAAgccccagttgagattgaggggggatgttgaagATAAAACCATATCAGCTAAATGCCACATCAGCAGAAGAGTGCCACCGCAGCTAAAGTTTGTCAGAGAAACTTTAGACTGTTAGTAGTTGTTAGAATCTGTTAAGACTGTTAGCTATAGCTTAAGACATAAGAAGGCTCATGAGAGTGGACCTGAGGATTAGAAATGCAGAGCTCTTATCAAGAATCCAATGAGTCTGCGAAATCCAAATTGCACCAGATATGTGGatcaaattaataataattggAATTAGGGTTCCAATATGCTTAAGCCTTGAGCTCCAAAATGAGGTTATTTCAGCAAAACTTAAAGATTAACATGCACCAAAAAGATCAACGAGAACAGACATGTCATAATGCGACGTAGAAATTTCCGATAAAAACTTTCGACAGACTTTCGACAACCAAGTTGCACATATAAGACGTATCTCCCACAGATTTTTCTTTCTCATCGTAATTCAATGGTTCTGGTGGAAGTCCGTCAGTTTCATTGGACTTGTGACCTAGCTATATTATATATCTTATATTATGTATATGTCCTCTTGTCTATGATGGCGAGGAGAAAGGAAGCGGA
Encoded proteins:
- the LOC139196796 gene encoding uncharacterized mitochondrial protein AtMg00810-like, whose amino-acid sequence is MVITGNNEAEIKNLKAFLSSQFRIKDLGPLKYFLGVEVARSKSGVTICQRKYTLDILEEAGLLGAKPMKVPMEADLVLTPTGSTSLHEPARYRRLVGKLIYLTITRPEIAYTVNTLSQFMQDPQRHHLDAAYRLLRYLKGAPGQGLMFSSQNELHLIGYCDADWARCPITRRSVTGYCIFLGKSLVSWKSKKQVTIARSSDEAEYRSMAAATCELSWLRYLLEDLRVEHSQPARLFCDNQAALHIAANPVYHECTKHIEIDCHTVRERVERGEIKTSYVRTGEQVADLFTKPLRAPIFQTHLGKLGVINSYAPT
- the LOC139196797 gene encoding uncharacterized protein encodes the protein MTDPTQITKPDEEFSDPYTIHHSDHTGLILVSKTLDGNNYGQWSRAMCMGLSAKNKIGFIDGTIKAPPLLDTKHTAWKRCNDMVTLWIVNSVHSDIASNIMYTETAAAVWNDLKDRFSQSSDSRIYQIRQEIVENRQEQLSVSAYYTKMKALWDELASYHDPLVCTCAGLKGLAKREEKERVMQFLMGLNDSYSTVRGSVMLMSPLPDTRRVHGLILQHERQIAVVNRRDMGTNSHAMQVQQASASQLNNNKHFNTSSRKSLKCTYCDGDGHLVDRCYYIIGFPIGHKWHGRNMKLKNKRTAANNAEIITSATTNNSAESVGPMFTAEEYNQIIAMLRNGNRQPLANATGHGHEEGDWPGQAF